Proteins co-encoded in one Colletes latitarsis isolate SP2378_abdomen chromosome 2, iyColLati1, whole genome shotgun sequence genomic window:
- the Pms2 gene encoding mismatch repair endonuclease PMS2 gives MTEPIKTIEKSKKISAINKETIHQICSGQVVLDLATAIKELVENSLDSGATLIDIKLKDYGKTYISVSDNGSGVLEQDFEGLGLKHHTSKLREFSDLTEVNTFGFRGEALSSLCSLAELNIITRHSTSEHGFKLEFDHNGILKKKEACAREKGTTIHIKDIFKCLPVRAKEFYKNIKKEYTRAIQVLYSYCLVSTDTKITCSNSVSGKPPNLVVNTTSSSNILNNINTIFGKKSSNGLVILELLPPDEAMLQEYNLPSNIVMDFEWDCYISSCDHNVGRSTPDRQFFYVNSRPCDLTKVSKLINHTYHKYNNKQYPFVFLNLKLNKQSTDINVTPDKRTIFCTQERLILATLKFNLITKWDKLQGNLTATPVIELNFGVKRTISPTNADHPAKRLQTLHPISNTGHIGKKNVQYDDDNIQSDTINQIKILDSVEMPISILTIKQKLQERQNISKHAITSKKIKYKAQIDSNQNSKAENELKRELTKESFIKMEIIGQFNLGFIIARLEEDLFIIDQHATDEKFNFEKLNNETQLKTQKLIIPKSLNLSSLNETILIEHQKIFEDNGFSFKINAEAETGHRVELVGIPVSGYWQFGQEDIEELIFLIREGGMENEQNHIYRPSRVSQMLASRACRAAVKIGTFLNDNEMQKLIMQMAQMESPWNCPHGRPTIRHLLSLHLTCK, from the exons atgaCAGAACCCATTAAAACAATAGAAAAATCGAAGAAAATTAGTGcgataaataaagaaacaatTCATCAAATTTGTTCTGGCCAG GTGGTTCTTGATCTTGCAACTGCTATAAAAGAATTGGTAGAAAATAGTTTAgatagtggtgctacattaattGATATTAAGCTCAAAGACTATGGTAAAACCTACATTAGCGTCAGTGATAATGGTAGCGGTGTTTTAGAACAAGATTTTGAAGGATTAG GGTTGAAGCATCATACATCTAAACTTAGAGAATTCTCAGATTTAACGGAAGTTAACACCTTTGGGTTTCGTGGAGAAGCTCTCAGTTCCCTTTGTTCTTTGGctgaattaaatattattacaaGACATTCAACCAGTGAACATGGTTTCAAATTGGAATTTGATCATAATGGTATACTGAAAAAAAAGGAAGCATGTGCAAGAGAGAAGGGAACAACTATACATATTAAAGACATTTTTAAGTGCCTTCCAGTAAGGGCAAaagaattttacaaaaatataaaaaaggaATATACTCGTGCTATTCAAGTTCTATATAGTTATTGTTTGGTTTCTACCGATACAAAAATAACATGTTCTAATTCAGTGTCAGGTAAACCTCCTAATCTTGTAGTTAATACTACAAGTTCCAgtaatattttgaataatattAATACAATATTTGGTAAAAAGTCTTCTAATGGACTAGTCATACTTGAATTGCTACCTCCTGATGAAGCAATGTTGCAAGAATACAACTTACCAAGTAATATAGTTATGGATTTTGAATGGGATTGTTATATTAGTAGTTGTGATCATAATGTTGGACGTTCTACTCCTGACAGACAATTTTTTTATGTAAATAGTCGACCATGTGATCTCACAAAAGTTAGTAAATTAATAAACCACACTTATCATAAATATAATAACAAACAATATCCGTTTGTCTTCCTAAATTTAAAATTGAACAAACAATCGACCGATATTAATGTAACTCCAGATAAGAGAACTATTTTCTGTACACAAGAACGTTTAATATTAGCAACtctgaaatttaatttaataacaaaATGGGACAAGTTACAAGGAAATTTAACAGCCACGCCTGTAATTGAATTAAACTTTGGAGTGAAAAGAACAATTTCCCCTACAAATGCAGATCATCCAGCAAAGAGATTGCAGACTTTACATCCAATATCAAATACAGGACACATAGGAAAAAAGAATGTACAATACGACGACGATAATATACAAAGTGATACAATAAATCagataaaaatattagacagcGTAGAAatgccaattagtattttaacaATAAAACAAAAACTTCAAGAACGACAGAATATATCAAAACACGCGATTACGagtaaaaaaataaagtataaagCACAAATAGATTCAAATCAAAATTCTAAAGCCGAAAACGAATTGAAACGAGAATTAACAAAAGAATCATTTATTAAG ATGGAGATCataggtcaattcaaccttggcTTTATAATAGCTCGCTTAGAAGAAGATCTATTTATTATTGATCAACATGCTACAgacgaaaaatttaatttcgaaaAACTTAATAATGAAACACAGTTAAAAACTCAGAAATTAATTATTCCTAAGTCTTTAAATTTATCTTCGTTAAATGAAACAATACTAATTGAACATCAGAAAATATTTGAAGACAAtggtttttcttttaaaatcAATGCTGAAG CCGAAACTGGACATCGCGTCGAGTTAGTAGGTATACCGGTTAGTGGATATTGGCAGTTTGGACAAGAAGATATAGAAGAACTAATTTTTCTTATTAGAGAAGGTGGTATGGAAAACGAACAAAATCATATATATCGTCCAAGTCGAGTAAGTCAAATGTTAGCGTCAAGAGCTTGTCGCGCTGCCGTTAAGATCGGCACATTTCTTAACGATAATGAAATGCAAAAATTAATCATGCAAATGGCACAAATGGAAAGTCCTTGGAATTGTCCCCATGGCAGACCAACTATAAGACATCTATTATCTTTACATCTTACTTGCAAATAA
- the L(2)09851 gene encoding WD repeat-containing protein 1 l(2)09851 isoform X1, which translates to MTVFYKEMEYEPVDEVVEEDMDESSSDSDEEDSVNNDETEEKEDQNNESKVYLPGKPFESWEELIVDKTAYRMLHHAQSGAPCLSFDIILDNQGNNREDYPLSMYLVAGTQAAKAHVNNLLVMKMKNLYGIKDDSEDESDDDDLDSEGNESTPIMTVAPIKHQGCVNRVKYTKIDETPLAASWSELGRVHIWNLEEQLRVLDNEEQLRAYRKKCEKSDGGVKPLFTFKGHLSEGYSLDWCSTEIGTLASGDCKGNIHIWRIGDNNGCATWHVDQRPYNSHSPHSVEDLQWSPNEKHVLASCSVDKSIKIWDTRASPQSACMLTAVGAHTADINVISWNRKENQFLVSGGDDGLICVWDLRQFGPNGSSPLAVFKQHTAPVTTIEWNPQEGTVFASGGADEQIAQWDLSVETDQSEEMENDELKELPPQLLFIHQGQTDIKELHWHPQCPGVVISTAHSGFNIFRTISV; encoded by the exons ATGActgttttttataaagaaatggAGTATGAACCAGTGGATGAAGTTGTTGAGGAAGATATGGATGAAAGTAGCAGTGACAGCGACGAAGAAGATTCCGTGAATAACGATGAGACGGAAGAAAAAGAGGATCAAAATAATGAATCCAAAGTGTATCTTCCTGGAAAGCCATTTGAGAGTTGGGAAGAACTTATAGTCGACAAAACAGCATATAGAATGTTACATCATGCACAGTCTGGTGCACCTTGTCTTAGTTTTGATATAATTTTAGACAATCAGGGTAATAATAGAGAAGATTATCCTTTGAGCATGTACCTTGTTGCTGGAACTCAAGCTGCAAAGGCACATGTCAATAATCTTCTTGttatgaaaatgaaaaatctttATGGTATAAAAGATGATTCCGAAGATGAATCTGACGACGATGATTTGGATAGCGAAGGTAATGAAAGTACTCCAATAATGACTGTTGCACCGATAAAACATCAAGGATGTGTTAATAGAGTAAA ATATACAAAAATTGACGAAACACCTTTAGCTGCAAGTTGGAGTGAATTAGGCCGTGTACATATTTGGAATTTAGAAGAACAATTAAGAGTACTTGACAATGAAGAGCAACTTCGGGCATatcgtaaaaaatgcgaaaaaagcgatggAGGCGTTAAACCATTATTTACCTTCAAAGGACATCTTTCAGAAGGATACAGTCTTGATTGGTGTTCAACAGAAATAGGTACTCTAGCTTCTGGTGACTGCAAAGGCAACATCCATATATGGCGCATCGGCGATAATAATGGTTGTGCAACATGGCATGTGGATCAAAGACCATATAATTCACATTCTCCGCATAGCGTCGAAGATCTTCAATGGTCCCCTAATGAAAAACATGTACTGGCTTCGTGTTCCGTCGATAAAAG CATTAAAATTTGGGATACAAGGGCAAGCCCACAATCTGCCTGTATGTTGACAGCAGTTGGAGCACATACTGCTGACATTAATGTAATTTCATGGAATCGTAAAGAGAATCAATTTCTTGTATCTGGTGGTGATGATGGTTTGATTTGTGTATGGGATTTACGTCAGTTTGGTCCTAATGGTTCGAGTCCATTAGCCGTGTTTAAACAACACACCGCACCTGTTACAACAATAGAATGGAATCCTCAGGAAGGTACAGTTTTTGCTTCCGGCGGGGCTGACGAACAAATTGCTCAATGGGACTTATCGGTAGAAACCGATCAGTCGGAGGAGATGGAAAATGACGAGCTAAAAGAATTACCCCCGCAATTGTTATTTATACATCAAGGTCAAACAGATATTAAGGAATTGCATTGGCATCCTCAATGTCCGGGCGTTGTAATATCAACAGCACATTCGGGATTTAATATATTTCGTACAATTAGTGTATAA
- the L(2)09851 gene encoding WD repeat-containing protein 1 l(2)09851 isoform X2, which yields MEYEPVDEVVEEDMDESSSDSDEEDSVNNDETEEKEDQNNESKVYLPGKPFESWEELIVDKTAYRMLHHAQSGAPCLSFDIILDNQGNNREDYPLSMYLVAGTQAAKAHVNNLLVMKMKNLYGIKDDSEDESDDDDLDSEGNESTPIMTVAPIKHQGCVNRVKYTKIDETPLAASWSELGRVHIWNLEEQLRVLDNEEQLRAYRKKCEKSDGGVKPLFTFKGHLSEGYSLDWCSTEIGTLASGDCKGNIHIWRIGDNNGCATWHVDQRPYNSHSPHSVEDLQWSPNEKHVLASCSVDKSIKIWDTRASPQSACMLTAVGAHTADINVISWNRKENQFLVSGGDDGLICVWDLRQFGPNGSSPLAVFKQHTAPVTTIEWNPQEGTVFASGGADEQIAQWDLSVETDQSEEMENDELKELPPQLLFIHQGQTDIKELHWHPQCPGVVISTAHSGFNIFRTISV from the exons atggAGTATGAACCAGTGGATGAAGTTGTTGAGGAAGATATGGATGAAAGTAGCAGTGACAGCGACGAAGAAGATTCCGTGAATAACGATGAGACGGAAGAAAAAGAGGATCAAAATAATGAATCCAAAGTGTATCTTCCTGGAAAGCCATTTGAGAGTTGGGAAGAACTTATAGTCGACAAAACAGCATATAGAATGTTACATCATGCACAGTCTGGTGCACCTTGTCTTAGTTTTGATATAATTTTAGACAATCAGGGTAATAATAGAGAAGATTATCCTTTGAGCATGTACCTTGTTGCTGGAACTCAAGCTGCAAAGGCACATGTCAATAATCTTCTTGttatgaaaatgaaaaatctttATGGTATAAAAGATGATTCCGAAGATGAATCTGACGACGATGATTTGGATAGCGAAGGTAATGAAAGTACTCCAATAATGACTGTTGCACCGATAAAACATCAAGGATGTGTTAATAGAGTAAA ATATACAAAAATTGACGAAACACCTTTAGCTGCAAGTTGGAGTGAATTAGGCCGTGTACATATTTGGAATTTAGAAGAACAATTAAGAGTACTTGACAATGAAGAGCAACTTCGGGCATatcgtaaaaaatgcgaaaaaagcgatggAGGCGTTAAACCATTATTTACCTTCAAAGGACATCTTTCAGAAGGATACAGTCTTGATTGGTGTTCAACAGAAATAGGTACTCTAGCTTCTGGTGACTGCAAAGGCAACATCCATATATGGCGCATCGGCGATAATAATGGTTGTGCAACATGGCATGTGGATCAAAGACCATATAATTCACATTCTCCGCATAGCGTCGAAGATCTTCAATGGTCCCCTAATGAAAAACATGTACTGGCTTCGTGTTCCGTCGATAAAAG CATTAAAATTTGGGATACAAGGGCAAGCCCACAATCTGCCTGTATGTTGACAGCAGTTGGAGCACATACTGCTGACATTAATGTAATTTCATGGAATCGTAAAGAGAATCAATTTCTTGTATCTGGTGGTGATGATGGTTTGATTTGTGTATGGGATTTACGTCAGTTTGGTCCTAATGGTTCGAGTCCATTAGCCGTGTTTAAACAACACACCGCACCTGTTACAACAATAGAATGGAATCCTCAGGAAGGTACAGTTTTTGCTTCCGGCGGGGCTGACGAACAAATTGCTCAATGGGACTTATCGGTAGAAACCGATCAGTCGGAGGAGATGGAAAATGACGAGCTAAAAGAATTACCCCCGCAATTGTTATTTATACATCAAGGTCAAACAGATATTAAGGAATTGCATTGGCATCCTCAATGTCCGGGCGTTGTAATATCAACAGCACATTCGGGATTTAATATATTTCGTACAATTAGTGTATAA
- the Aps gene encoding diphosphoinositol polyphosphate phosphohydrolase 1 Aps — MVKEKPNSIRIYDSEGYRRRAACICVKSDLEDEVLLVTSSRRPDSWIVPGGGVEPEEEPAVTALREVREEAGVLGQLGRCLGIFENVEHKHRTQVWVMRVTEELPEWEDSRNIGRKRKWFSISEALLQLAQHKPVQRSYIHSLYNTNPRHNPNISPPHHSHTTVTSIQLMSNSSNNPHLNKHS, encoded by the exons ATGGTCAAAGAGAAACCAAATTCAATTCGTATTTATGATTCGGAGGGCTATAGACGTAGAGCTGCATGTATCTGCGTCAAAAGCGATCTTGAAGATGAG GTACTTTTAGTTACATCCAGTAGAAGACCAGATAGTTGGATAGTACCCGGTGGAGgcgtcgaaccagaagaagaaccTGCTGTAACCGCGTTACGAGAAGTTAGAGAAGAAGCTGGTGTTTTAGGACAATTGGGCCGTTGTCTTGGTATATTTGAG aacGTAGAACACAAACATAGAACACAAGTGTGGGTTATGCGGGTAACCGAAGAGCTACCAGAATGGGAAGATTCACGGAATATCGGTCGAAAGCGAAAATGGTTCTCTATATCAGAGGCCTTGCTTCAGCTTGCTCAGCACAAACCCGTCCAGCGTTCTTATATACAcagcctctacaatactaatccaCGACATAATCCTAATATCTCACCACCTCACCATTCGCATACCACTGTAACATCTATTCAGTTAATGAGTAATTCTAGTAACAATCCTCATCTTAACAAACACAGCTAA
- the Nd-24 gene encoding NADH dehydrogenase ubiquinone, giving the protein MFLSSRAIRAFYNYKNVRALQTTAVRPSDQLFTHRDSEVDNPKIPFEFNEANKKRIEALLKIYPEGHKRGAMIPLLDLAQRQHGWLPISAMHKVAEILGVSNMRVYEVATFYTMFNRRPMGKYHIQICTCTPCWLRDSDSIVDAVTKATNCKVGEMSEDKLFTVSEVECLGACANAPMFQVNDDYYEDLTSESATAIINALKKGKRPPPGPQNSPRFAADPAGGLTSLTSPPPEPGFGVRSDL; this is encoded by the exons ATGTTCCTTTCTTCACGCGCAATTCGCGCGTTTTAT AACTATAAAAATGTTAGAGCACTACAAACTACAGCCGTTCGCCCATCGGATCAGTTATTTACT caTAGAGACAGCGAAGTTGATAACCCAAAAATACCTTTTGAGTTCAACGAGGCAAACAAAAAGCGTATTGAAGCACTTCTGAAAATTTATCCAGAAGGGCATAAGCGTGGTGCAATGATACCTTTGTTAGATTTAGCTCAACGTCAACATGGATGGCTGCCCATTTCTGCCATGCACAAAGTAGCAGAGATATTAGGTGTATCAAATATGAGGGTGTACGAAGTAGCTACATTTTATACCATGTTTAATAGACGACCGATGGGAAAATATCATATACAAATCTGCACTTGTACTCCATGTTGGTTGCGAGATTCTGATTCTATCGTAGATGCTGTAACTAAAGCTACAAATTGTAAAGTTGGGGAAATGTCAGAAGATAAGCTGTTTAcagtttctgaagtagagtgccTCGGCGCATGTGCTAATGCACCAATGTTTCAAGTGAACGACGATTATTAT GAAGACTTGACTTCTGAAAGCGCAACTGCTATAATAAACGCATTAAAGAAAGGGAAAAGACCACCGCCTGGTCCACAGAATTCACCTAGATTTGCTGCAGATCCAGCAGGCGGATTAACATCATTGACATCTCCGCCGCCAGAACCTGGATTTGGCGTTAGATCCGATTTGTAA